AGGATGACACAATTCAAGCGAGGCTTAGCTAAATACGACGGGGGTCCTTTGCCCCAATCAGTATCATGTAACTCTCGTCACTGGGGATGGAACCTACTGTAGTCCAAGCGATCGCAGCACAAGGTCAGAGGTAAAACGCCAAGATACCTCGAGTCGATCAAATCGGCGTCCCAAGCTTGACGTGACCTCTCCAGTTGACAGCCTGGTCCTGTTGCGACCGGAGAACATGTACATGCTCCGACCAAGACTGAACAAAGGGCCCATCCTTAGCGCCAGCCCAAAGCACTCGGCGGCATCTTGTCTCATGACGCTGGGGATCGGCCGGGTTTCGGAGCGCAAAGCTAGGTCAGCAACAGGTCTTGTCCCGACGCGTCTAGAATCTGCGACCAGTCGGCATTGACGCCCGGCCTCGTTTTGCGCAGATCCCAGAGATCCTCCAGGACCTCGCGAGCCTGCCAGAGGTTCCGAAACTGTCGCTGCCTTGCCATGAGCCGAAGTCTCGAACGGACCATGTCGATGTGGTCCTGCGCAACCGACTCTCCGCCGGCTATGAAGACTGGAAAGAGGAGCGCCCCTTCTGGAGGGGACCCAACTGGGATTTCGGACACATGTTCAAGGGTCTTGACAACCTGCTCTTGAATCTTAGCCTGGATGTCATTCATCGCGCCCACCTCGGATCCCCAGGGGGCGAGGGCCACACGACGACTGGATTCTATGCGGCTGCGGACGAGTCGGTagaggacgatgagggcTGCAGCTCTGTATGAGTATGCAAGGGCTGCGAGTCCGGGGCTGGCATCGCGATGGCAATGCCAACCGAGTAGTTCCTGTTCAATCTCTGCACATGCAGACTGTAGCTGCCGTGACTTGTCTAGGATCTCATCGTCCGAATTCGGATCCTTGGTCATGGTCTCTTCACCTAGAAACCCGATGCGGGCAATGATGCTGAGGAGGCCAGTCGCAACGCCCACGCAGCTATCCACGACTTCGGTGATACCATCGAGGTAGTCTCCCCGCAGCAGGGGCGTCTTTCGCAAGGTGATGCTTCCAACTATGTCGTGATAGGCATAGTTGCGCAGGATCCACTGACCCTCTGTGCTGTGCTTGAAGGCCTCGGGCCCGTTGAGAAGTTTGCTACCGGAACGCGCCGCCGTAGACTTGATGATATTCTGCGTCCCTTTGAGGTGGGTGTACCAGGCTCTGCAATCACCCACGCCAACTTCGTATATGACAAAACCAAGACAGGCGGCAGCGTTTGTTTCGTGGTCTGCGACCTGATCCGAGGGCGTGCTGATGGCCGAGGCCAGGCTTTGTATGGCAGTTGATCTGGCCTCAAGAGCAGCGACCTTGTAAGAGTCGTCGTTTAGGGACAGATGCCTCAGGGCAAAGGCGAGGAGAACGTCGAACAGGGCCGTTGATTCCATAGCCATTGGGAGGAAGGCTGGTCAGCCACGAGTCAGCCAAAAGGTATCACCAGAAACAGAGACAAGAAGACTCACCGGTGAGAAAAGAATTAAACTCTTGGCTCACAGTCAAGTGTGTTGTCAACACCGAGATGTAGTACCTCATTGCCTGTCGCTTCTGTGGAGAATCGACACCGACACTCCCAGCACCACCTGCCAAGGGGGGGCTGTCGGGTGGGATCGTGGGTTGCGTGGATACCGCAAGGATGTTTGCACCTTTCTCAGCGGCCCAAGCATCCGGCACGACATGCTTTGCATCTTGACGGACGCACTTGAGGTTGAGACGCGAGCAGGTCCC
This genomic interval from Fusarium keratoplasticum isolate Fu6.1 chromosome 9, whole genome shotgun sequence contains the following:
- a CDS encoding C6 transcription factor, with protein sequence MSSSAHKEPRRRNGSKHDKRGCLTCRYRRKKCTDNNFPVCGTCSRLNLKCVRQDAKHVVPDAWAAEKGANILAVSTQPTIPPDSPPLAGGAGSVGVDSPQKRQAMRYYISVLTTHLTVSQEFNSFLTAFLPMAMESTALFDVLLAFALRHLSLNDDSYKVAALEARSTAIQSLASAISTPSDQVADHETNAAACLGFVIYEVGVGDCRAWYTHLKGTQNIIKSTAARSGSKLLNGPEAFKHSTEGQWILRNYAYHDIVGSITLRKTPLLRGDYLDGITEVVDSCVGVATGLLSIIARIGFLGEETMTKDPNSDDEILDKSRQLQSACAEIEQELLGWHCHRDASPGLAALAYSYRAAALIVLYRLVRSRIESSRRVALAPWGSEVGAMNDIQAKIQEQVVKTLEHVSEIPVGSPPEGALLFPVFIAGGESVAQDHIDMVRSRLRLMARQRQFRNLWQAREVLEDLWDLRKTRPGVNADWSQILDASGQDLLLT